One window of the Flavobacteriaceae bacterium YJPT1-3 genome contains the following:
- a CDS encoding peptidoglycan-binding protein LysM, which produces MIGRFVKLALLLPVLSIISMGLWSNHDDNKAATALAEVNAGNELFQSYSSLNLDKSFLGFKEALAFSESSGNYFAVNRLGYKGKYQFGNSTLKWVGVTDYKSFLEQPALQERAFDVLLAKNKFILEDHIKAFDGMEVGGVTITESGLLAAAHLGGAGNVKDFLDSKGADCFKDANGVPISAYIEKFGGYDTSAIAPNALARV; this is translated from the coding sequence ATGATTGGACGTTTTGTAAAACTAGCTTTGTTATTACCTGTGCTCTCAATCATTAGCATGGGTCTTTGGTCTAATCACGACGATAATAAAGCGGCCACAGCATTGGCAGAAGTCAATGCTGGTAATGAGTTGTTCCAGAGCTATTCAAGCCTCAATTTGGACAAGTCATTTTTAGGCTTCAAAGAAGCCCTGGCTTTCAGTGAGTCCAGCGGTAATTATTTTGCGGTGAATCGACTTGGTTATAAAGGCAAGTATCAGTTTGGTAATTCTACCCTGAAGTGGGTAGGAGTTACCGACTACAAGTCGTTTTTAGAACAACCCGCTTTGCAAGAACGCGCGTTTGACGTGCTTCTGGCAAAGAATAAATTCATCCTCGAAGACCATATCAAAGCCTTTGATGGTATGGAAGTAGGGGGTGTAACGATTACCGAATCTGGATTGCTGGCAGCCGCGCATTTAGGAGGAGCAGGAAACGTTAAAGATTTTCTCGATTCTAAAGGTGCTGATTGCTTTAAAGATGCCAATGGTGTACCAATCAGCGCTTATATAGAGAAGTTCGGAGGCTACGACACGTCTGCAATTGCTCCTAATGCGTTGGCAAGGGTATAA
- a CDS encoding peptidoglycan-binding protein LysM, with product MVRNVIFFAVLPLTVVLFSIHSITKPKFNAAPYRTAGLALNYTAALPEELVAEPTYLYSIPYTGKTFIGFREALAFKESQGDYSRINEFGYMGKYQFGKSTLDLLGVKDADQFLQTPLLQERAFLANASRNKWVLRRDIKRFSGTYINGTLITESGILAAAHLAGPGSVKKYLRSGGVEGFEDAYGTSIQSYLKKFSGYDVSFIKPNKKARARIS from the coding sequence ATGGTAAGAAATGTGATCTTTTTTGCAGTATTACCCCTCACGGTAGTCCTGTTCTCGATTCACTCAATCACCAAACCTAAATTCAATGCAGCGCCGTATCGCACTGCAGGCTTAGCATTAAATTATACCGCTGCCTTACCCGAGGAATTGGTCGCTGAGCCTACCTATTTGTACAGTATTCCCTACACCGGTAAAACTTTTATCGGATTCCGTGAGGCTTTGGCTTTTAAAGAATCGCAAGGCGATTATTCTCGGATCAACGAGTTCGGGTATATGGGGAAATACCAATTTGGAAAGAGCACTCTTGACCTATTGGGGGTTAAAGATGCAGATCAGTTTCTGCAGACTCCATTGTTACAAGAGAGAGCCTTTTTGGCTAATGCTTCTCGAAACAAATGGGTGTTGCGACGCGACATCAAGCGATTTTCAGGAACCTACATCAACGGTACGCTCATCACCGAATCCGGCATACTCGCGGCGGCCCATTTAGCCGGGCCCGGAAGCGTAAAAAAATACCTCAGAAGTGGGGGAGTTGAAGGTTTTGAAGATGCTTACGGTACAAGCATCCAATCGTACCTCAAGAAATTCTCGGGCTATGATGTGTCCTTCATCAAGCCAAACAAGAAAGCGCGAGCGCGTATTTCATAA
- the dnaA gene encoding chromosomal replication initiator protein DnaA produces the protein MSITAQSVWDNCLSFIKDNITPQAYKTWFEPIRAVKLTENALSIQVPSKFFYEWLEEHYVNLLKVSLTKELGEGAKLVYVIRMENTYGNKKPFTEKIPSSNRVSSVKSQDVDAPLKNKSPELKNPFVIPGIRNLQIESQLNPNYNFENFLEGDSNRLARSAGLAVANKPGGTSFNPLLIFGGVGLGKTHLAHAIGVQIKDKYPEKTVLYISAEKFTQQYIESVKKNNRNDFIHFYQIIDVLIVDDIQLLSGKAGTQDVFFHIFNHLHQNGKQVVLTSDKAPVDMQDIEQRLLSRFKWGLSAELQHPGFETRVSIIKNKLYRDGVEMPEDIIEFLANNIKTNIRELEGAIISLIAHSSFNRKEITLELAKKIVDNYVKHTKREVSIDYIQKVVSDYFQMDVDTLQSKTRKRHIVQARQLAMFFAKKLTKASLASIGSQIGQRDHATVLHACKTVNNLASTDKQFRKYVEDLNKKLTL, from the coding sequence ATGAGTATAACTGCGCAATCAGTTTGGGATAATTGTCTGTCGTTTATAAAAGACAATATAACCCCTCAGGCATACAAAACGTGGTTTGAACCCATTCGAGCAGTAAAGCTTACCGAAAATGCCTTAAGCATTCAGGTTCCCTCCAAATTTTTCTACGAGTGGCTGGAAGAACATTATGTAAATCTTCTTAAAGTCTCGTTGACCAAAGAATTGGGTGAAGGGGCTAAACTGGTTTACGTGATCCGGATGGAGAATACCTACGGGAACAAAAAGCCATTTACAGAGAAAATTCCAAGTTCGAATCGGGTCTCCAGCGTCAAATCACAGGATGTTGATGCTCCTTTAAAAAACAAAAGCCCCGAACTAAAAAATCCTTTTGTAATTCCGGGAATCCGCAATCTGCAAATCGAATCTCAGCTCAATCCCAACTACAATTTTGAAAATTTTCTGGAAGGTGATTCTAACCGTCTCGCTCGTTCTGCCGGACTGGCGGTAGCGAATAAACCGGGAGGAACCTCCTTCAATCCCCTGCTTATTTTTGGAGGGGTAGGTCTGGGAAAAACCCATCTTGCGCACGCCATTGGTGTGCAGATTAAAGACAAGTACCCTGAAAAGACCGTACTGTATATCTCTGCAGAAAAGTTCACGCAGCAATACATCGAATCGGTAAAAAAGAATAATCGCAACGATTTTATTCATTTTTATCAGATCATCGATGTCCTGATCGTTGATGACATCCAATTGCTTTCCGGAAAAGCCGGTACTCAGGATGTCTTCTTCCATATTTTCAATCACTTGCACCAAAACGGGAAGCAAGTGGTCCTGACCAGCGATAAAGCGCCGGTCGATATGCAGGATATTGAGCAGCGATTGCTTTCTCGTTTCAAATGGGGACTCTCTGCCGAGTTGCAGCATCCCGGTTTTGAAACACGCGTATCCATCATCAAAAATAAATTGTATCGCGATGGGGTGGAAATGCCGGAAGACATCATCGAGTTTTTGGCCAACAACATCAAAACCAATATCCGGGAACTCGAAGGAGCTATTATCTCGTTAATTGCTCATTCCTCTTTCAATCGCAAAGAGATCACTCTAGAGCTGGCCAAGAAGATCGTTGACAATTATGTCAAACACACCAAGCGGGAAGTATCCATTGACTACATTCAAAAAGTCGTAAGTGATTATTTCCAGATGGATGTAGACACCTTACAGTCCAAGACCCGAAAACGCCACATTGTTCAGGCGCGCCAACTGGCTATGTTTTTTGCTAAGAAACTGACTAAAGCTTCCCTGGCGAGTATCGGTTCGCAAATTGGACAACGCGATCACGCCACGGTATTGCACGCCTGTAAAACCGTCAATAATCTAGCGTCTACAGACAAGCAATTCCGCAAGTACGTGGAAGACCTCAACAAAAAACTAACACTCTAA
- a CDS encoding HAD family phosphatase, with translation MIKNIIFDFGDVFINLDKQATIQAFQELNLTEFTESLQEVNQAYECGKVSSTAFAKAYKNHLPSTIEEGQLYKAWNAMIADFPEYRLQWIEALAAAQDYRLFLLSNTNAWHIEQVQENMGLDRYQRFVNCFEAFYLSHELGMRKPNADCYKHLLHHHELTPIETLFIDDTLENTQAADRLGIKTWNLQPGREDVIALRTLKKELF, from the coding sequence ATGATTAAGAACATCATCTTTGATTTTGGCGATGTCTTCATCAACCTGGATAAGCAGGCTACAATTCAAGCTTTTCAGGAGCTTAACTTGACGGAATTTACCGAATCCCTTCAAGAGGTCAACCAAGCCTACGAATGCGGAAAGGTCTCCAGTACTGCTTTCGCGAAAGCATACAAGAATCACCTGCCTTCCACTATCGAAGAGGGACAGCTCTATAAAGCCTGGAATGCCATGATAGCCGACTTTCCGGAGTACCGACTGCAGTGGATCGAAGCTCTGGCCGCTGCGCAAGACTACCGTTTATTTTTGCTGAGTAATACGAATGCCTGGCACATCGAACAAGTACAGGAAAACATGGGGCTCGATCGCTATCAGCGTTTTGTAAATTGTTTTGAGGCCTTTTACCTGTCGCATGAGTTGGGGATGCGAAAACCCAATGCGGATTGCTACAAACACCTGCTTCATCACCATGAATTGACTCCAATAGAAACCCTTTTTATCGATGACACCCTAGAGAATACCCAAGCTGCCGATCGACTTGGGATCAAGACCTGGAACCTGCAGCCGGGAAGAGAGGATGTCATAGCTTTGCGAACCCTAAAAAAGGAGCTGTTTTGA
- a CDS encoding PQQ-dependent sugar dehydrogenase — MKMLRTLCACLCIPFTLMAQDLDIELVADGFNSPVAIENAGDQRLFVVQQGGLIRILNPDGSINPDPFLNISDLVSGGGERGLLGLAFHPNYAANGFFYVYYTDLAGDTQISRFRESTTNENLADPDSEFPILSFTQPYANHNAGCLAFGPDGYLYIASGDGGSGGDPQNYAQRLNTLLGKLLRIDVDNGSPYAIPSDNPFVGTSGAMPEIWAYGLRNPWKFSFDNADNALWIADVGQSEIEEINKVNSATGGQNYGWRCYEGDEAFNNGMECPEESTLTFPEAQYTHNSSGNFKCSITGGYVYRGSEQINLVGRYIFADYCSDELGILNSDGSLTYFGPFVNNSFSTFGMDVDQELYVAGVSSGAIYKVIDKESLSVEEEEALSIAITPNPTQEIITIQGLSPLSNNSERTIELYSLNGKRLSVYEAEGNSLAIDIGHLAPGLYLLKLSDQKGAYKIVKR; from the coding sequence ATGAAAATGCTCCGTACTCTATGCGCATGCCTATGCATTCCCTTCACTTTAATGGCCCAAGATCTGGATATTGAATTGGTGGCCGACGGTTTCAATTCGCCCGTCGCCATTGAAAATGCAGGCGATCAACGCCTCTTTGTGGTTCAGCAAGGAGGGCTTATTCGAATTTTGAACCCGGATGGCTCCATCAATCCTGATCCATTTCTGAATATCAGTGATTTGGTAAGCGGCGGTGGAGAACGTGGCCTGCTTGGCCTGGCCTTCCACCCGAACTACGCTGCTAACGGGTTTTTTTATGTCTACTACACCGATCTGGCTGGAGATACGCAAATTTCCCGCTTTCGCGAAAGCACAACTAATGAAAATCTCGCCGACCCGGATAGTGAATTCCCTATCTTAAGCTTCACTCAACCCTACGCCAACCACAACGCCGGTTGTCTGGCGTTTGGACCCGACGGCTACTTATACATCGCTTCCGGAGATGGAGGAAGTGGTGGCGATCCACAGAATTACGCTCAGCGACTGAATACCCTTCTGGGCAAATTATTGCGCATTGATGTAGATAATGGTTCGCCCTACGCCATCCCCAGCGATAATCCCTTTGTAGGCACTTCAGGCGCTATGCCGGAGATCTGGGCTTACGGACTGCGCAATCCCTGGAAGTTCTCCTTTGACAATGCGGATAACGCGTTATGGATAGCCGATGTGGGCCAGAGTGAGATCGAAGAGATCAACAAAGTAAATAGTGCTACTGGCGGACAGAATTATGGCTGGCGCTGTTATGAAGGCGACGAAGCCTTTAATAATGGGATGGAATGTCCTGAAGAAAGCACCTTGACCTTTCCGGAGGCTCAATACACCCATAACAGCAGCGGAAATTTTAAATGCTCCATCACCGGAGGCTATGTGTATCGCGGGAGCGAACAGATCAATCTGGTAGGACGCTATATTTTCGCCGACTATTGCAGTGATGAGCTGGGTATTCTAAATTCGGATGGGAGCCTGACTTATTTTGGACCCTTTGTCAACAATAGTTTTAGCACCTTTGGGATGGATGTCGATCAGGAATTATACGTGGCCGGAGTCAGTAGCGGTGCGATTTATAAGGTCATCGACAAGGAAAGCCTAAGCGTAGAGGAGGAAGAAGCGCTTTCCATAGCGATCACTCCCAATCCAACCCAAGAAATTATAACCATCCAGGGGCTTTCTCCGCTCTCCAATAATTCAGAAAGAACCATAGAACTATACAGTCTTAATGGCAAGCGGTTGTCGGTTTACGAGGCGGAAGGAAACTCCCTGGCCATCGATATTGGACACCTGGCTCCCGGACTCTACCTACTCAAGCTCAGCGATCAAAAAGGCGCCTATAAAATTGTAAAACGATAA
- a CDS encoding SAM-dependent methyltransferase, producing MHSNPSGKLYLIPNTLGDTDPLQVLPGQITTVIKRIHHYVVEHEKVARRFIKKVVPEKIQNDLVLYPLNKHTPMEELPAYLQACRDGLDMGLISDAGAPGVADPGAAIVQLAHEQHIQVVPLVGPSSILLALMASGMNGQSFSFHGYLPIDQKARRQEIKRLEHLSKEQDQSQLFIETPYRNNKLLDELLNSLHSHTRLCIATDLTLASEYVKTRPVADWKKNKVDLHKRPTLFILHQD from the coding sequence ATGCATTCCAATCCTTCCGGTAAACTCTATTTAATTCCAAATACGCTAGGCGATACAGATCCACTTCAGGTTCTACCCGGGCAGATCACTACAGTCATAAAGCGCATCCATCATTACGTGGTAGAACACGAAAAAGTGGCCCGTCGTTTTATTAAAAAGGTCGTGCCCGAAAAGATCCAAAATGATCTCGTCCTCTATCCTTTAAACAAACACACCCCAATGGAAGAACTGCCTGCCTATTTGCAGGCCTGCCGTGACGGATTGGACATGGGATTGATCTCTGATGCCGGGGCTCCCGGAGTGGCTGATCCCGGTGCGGCCATTGTACAACTTGCACATGAGCAGCATATTCAAGTAGTGCCCTTGGTAGGGCCGAGTTCCATACTACTCGCCCTGATGGCCAGTGGTATGAACGGTCAGTCCTTCAGTTTTCACGGCTATTTACCCATTGATCAGAAAGCACGACGCCAAGAGATCAAGCGATTGGAGCATCTATCCAAAGAACAGGATCAATCACAACTCTTTATCGAAACGCCTTACCGTAACAATAAGCTTTTGGACGAATTGCTAAATAGTCTGCACTCCCACACCCGCCTGTGCATAGCCACCGACCTTACACTGGCTTCCGAGTATGTCAAAACACGACCGGTAGCCGACTGGAAAAAAAATAAGGTAGACCTCCATAAGAGACCTACCTTGTTTATCCTGCATCAGGATTAA
- a CDS encoding YigZ family protein, with translation MSTEETDAYKTLAKASPEVLFKDRGSKFMGLAFPVRTETEISTYLDRVRQDHPKATHHCYAWQLGVQNVQYRANDDGEPSNSAGMPIYGQIQSFEVTNILVVVVRYYGGTKLGVGGLINAYRTTAQMTLEAGKIIVRYLECELELTFEYPLLNTVMRVIKEEELDIAEQQMELNCRIRIRFRESELQRIQGRFKAIYGVKVKES, from the coding sequence ATGAGCACGGAAGAAACAGATGCCTATAAAACGTTGGCAAAGGCCAGTCCGGAGGTACTTTTTAAGGACCGGGGCAGTAAGTTTATGGGTCTGGCCTTTCCCGTGCGCACTGAAACAGAGATTTCCACCTACCTGGATCGCGTAAGGCAGGACCATCCCAAAGCCACTCACCACTGCTACGCCTGGCAATTGGGAGTGCAGAACGTGCAGTATCGAGCCAACGATGATGGAGAGCCTTCCAACAGCGCAGGCATGCCCATCTATGGTCAAATCCAATCTTTTGAGGTAACGAATATTCTGGTCGTGGTCGTGCGCTACTACGGGGGAACCAAGTTAGGGGTTGGCGGACTCATCAACGCGTATCGCACCACAGCACAAATGACCTTAGAGGCTGGAAAAATAATCGTTCGCTATCTGGAATGTGAACTCGAATTGACTTTTGAATATCCGTTACTCAATACCGTCATGCGCGTGATCAAAGAAGAGGAACTCGATATTGCCGAACAACAGATGGAACTGAATTGTCGAATACGGATACGCTTTCGCGAAAGCGAACTCCAACGCATTCAAGGGCGTTTTAAAGCCATCTACGGAGTAAAGGTAAAAGAATCCTGA
- a CDS encoding thioesterase family protein, with protein sequence MRAFHTFVKVRYAETDQMGVVHHANYPLYLEIARLEWLDDLGISYKWMEENGVKLPVHELTLSYKKPAYFDDRLKVVTTLSKIPTVRIHFDYQIFNQQEELLCTASTELVFMDTQRNRPMRCPEYILEKLQDSFTFTP encoded by the coding sequence ATGAGAGCCTTTCATACTTTTGTTAAAGTTCGTTACGCAGAAACCGATCAAATGGGTGTAGTCCATCACGCGAATTACCCGTTATATCTGGAAATAGCACGATTAGAATGGCTCGATGATCTGGGGATTTCTTACAAGTGGATGGAAGAAAATGGGGTAAAACTACCTGTTCATGAGTTGACACTTTCTTACAAGAAGCCGGCCTATTTCGACGATCGGTTAAAGGTGGTCACCACCCTGTCGAAAATTCCTACGGTGCGCATTCATTTTGACTACCAGATTTTCAATCAGCAGGAAGAGTTACTCTGTACGGCTTCTACAGAACTTGTCTTTATGGATACCCAGCGCAACCGACCCATGCGTTGCCCGGAGTACATTCTTGAAAAGCTTCAGGATTCTTTTACCTTTACTCCGTAG
- a CDS encoding low molecular weight phosphotyrosine protein phosphatase produces MSKTKILMVCLGNICRSPLAHGLLESKLDADQYFVDSAGTGNWHVGSPPDPRSVAIARRHGLDISRQRGQHFEAHHFEQFDHIFVMDSSNREHVLTLAPQPEQRSKVQLIMEEIFPGERMDVPDPYYGGDDGFERVFQMLDRATDEIAARI; encoded by the coding sequence ATGTCTAAAACGAAGATTCTAATGGTTTGCCTGGGAAATATCTGCCGATCTCCCCTGGCTCATGGCCTCCTGGAATCGAAACTGGATGCTGATCAATATTTTGTCGATTCTGCCGGCACAGGCAATTGGCACGTGGGCAGTCCACCGGATCCTCGCAGCGTCGCCATAGCTCGAAGACACGGCCTAGACATCAGTAGACAGCGCGGCCAACACTTTGAAGCGCATCATTTTGAACAATTCGACCATATTTTCGTCATGGATAGTTCGAATCGCGAGCATGTGCTTACCCTGGCGCCTCAACCCGAGCAGCGATCTAAAGTACAATTGATCATGGAAGAAATTTTTCCGGGGGAACGCATGGATGTCCCAGACCCGTACTACGGAGGAGATGACGGCTTTGAACGCGTCTTTCAAATGCTCGATCGGGCCACTGACGAGATCGCTGCACGCATTTAA
- a CDS encoding DMT family transporter: MIYLLLSIGASTLIFVVFKLFARFQVNTFQAIVVNYLVACLSGLIAYGNPISPEVIAGKAWFIGCLVLGVLFIAVFNLMALTTQRSGLSVVSVATKMSVVVPVLFGILYYKEALSGWQILGILLALVAVYLASARQKSTLQIDKKYLWLPVLVFLGSGIIDTSIKFLEGAFVSSTDVPIFSATIFACAALCGILSFGVQAVRGQFHFAWKSVIGGIALGIPNYFSIYYLVQALRSSPFASSTLFTINNVGIVMLSTLLGIAFFKERLLRKNWIGIVLAILSIILISLPL, from the coding sequence TTGATCTATTTATTACTGAGCATTGGGGCCAGTACCCTCATCTTTGTGGTCTTTAAATTGTTTGCCCGTTTCCAGGTGAATACTTTCCAGGCAATCGTGGTCAATTACCTGGTGGCTTGCCTTTCGGGACTGATCGCCTACGGCAATCCGATAAGCCCCGAAGTCATTGCAGGAAAAGCCTGGTTTATTGGCTGCCTTGTACTGGGGGTCTTATTCATTGCTGTCTTTAATCTCATGGCCCTGACCACCCAGCGCAGTGGTTTATCGGTCGTTTCTGTAGCCACTAAAATGAGTGTGGTCGTCCCGGTGCTTTTTGGCATTTTGTACTACAAAGAAGCCCTTAGCGGATGGCAGATCCTGGGGATCCTGCTCGCTCTGGTGGCTGTATATCTGGCTTCTGCCCGACAGAAAAGCACGCTGCAAATCGATAAAAAATACCTCTGGCTTCCCGTACTCGTGTTTCTGGGCAGCGGCATCATCGATACGAGTATCAAATTTTTAGAAGGCGCTTTTGTCTCCAGCACAGATGTCCCCATTTTTTCAGCGACCATCTTTGCCTGCGCCGCCCTGTGTGGCATACTCAGCTTTGGCGTACAAGCCGTACGCGGGCAATTCCATTTCGCCTGGAAAAGTGTGATCGGGGGCATTGCGCTGGGCATTCCCAATTACTTTTCCATTTATTATTTGGTGCAGGCCTTGCGGTCTTCCCCCTTTGCCAGCTCGACTTTGTTTACCATTAATAATGTGGGGATCGTCATGCTCAGCACCCTACTGGGAATCGCTTTTTTTAAGGAGCGCCTTTTGCGCAAAAACTGGATCGGGATAGTGCTGGCTATCCTGAGTATCATTTTGATTTCCTTACCCCTATAA